In Terriglobus sp. TAA 43, a single window of DNA contains:
- a CDS encoding DUF1569 domain-containing protein, translating into MKNLFDPIVVEDTRRRVLDLRPENKRQWGSMDLAQTLAHCTSGVEMAMGVIHPKRAPFPASLIGVLIKPLVFRDDKPMRRNSPSSPELFSAKPSELDCIHERSRLVAAIDNFANRGPEGCSQYPHPFFGPLKPEQWAILMYKHLDHHLRQFGV; encoded by the coding sequence ATGAAAAATCTCTTTGACCCAATCGTGGTGGAGGACACAAGGCGGCGCGTTCTTGATCTGCGTCCGGAGAACAAGCGGCAGTGGGGCAGCATGGATCTCGCTCAAACGCTTGCTCACTGCACCTCAGGCGTTGAAATGGCGATGGGTGTTATCCATCCCAAGCGTGCACCGTTTCCTGCTAGCTTGATCGGCGTGCTTATCAAGCCGTTGGTCTTCCGCGACGATAAGCCGATGCGTCGCAACTCTCCCTCTTCGCCGGAGTTGTTTTCGGCGAAGCCATCAGAGCTTGACTGCATCCATGAGCGTTCTCGGCTTGTCGCCGCAATCGACAATTTTGCCAATCGTGGTCCTGAGGGTTGCTCCCAATACCCGCACCCGTTTTTCGGACCACTCAAGCCCGAACAGTGGGCCATCCTCATGTACAAACACCTCGATCACCACTTGCGCCAGTTTGGTGTTTAA
- a CDS encoding C1 family peptidase produces MAKAKKGTAPKAAAAAPTPHTIQKYGWVPDLPDQRDFLYAAPTPFQKDLPASVDLSHKCPPVYDQGQLGSCTANAIAAAIEFDQAKRFVPSRLFIYYNERVIEGTVASDSGAQIRDGIKSVATQGAPPETMWPYAIGKFSTKPPASVYKEAQKDVVTLYQRLIQNLNTMKGCLASGFPFVFGFTVYSSFEGPTVARTGIVPMPNGSEKSVGGHAVMAVGYDDASRHFLVRNSWGPKWGLKGYFKMPYSYVTEASLASDFWTIRSVSQTGNPAK; encoded by the coding sequence ATGGCGAAAGCAAAAAAAGGTACTGCCCCAAAAGCGGCGGCGGCTGCACCAACTCCACATACGATTCAGAAATATGGATGGGTTCCTGATCTGCCAGATCAGCGCGATTTTCTTTATGCAGCGCCGACACCTTTCCAGAAAGACCTGCCTGCCTCAGTGGACCTGTCGCACAAGTGCCCTCCTGTATACGATCAGGGACAACTGGGGAGTTGCACTGCGAACGCCATCGCCGCAGCTATCGAATTTGATCAAGCAAAACGGTTCGTTCCTTCGCGACTTTTTATTTATTACAACGAACGCGTGATCGAGGGCACCGTTGCAAGCGATTCCGGTGCGCAGATCCGTGATGGGATCAAGAGCGTTGCGACGCAGGGTGCGCCGCCTGAAACGATGTGGCCTTATGCGATTGGCAAGTTCAGCACCAAACCCCCGGCAAGCGTATATAAGGAAGCCCAAAAGGACGTGGTGACCCTTTATCAGAGGCTGATCCAGAATCTCAACACGATGAAGGGCTGCCTGGCGTCAGGGTTTCCATTTGTATTTGGCTTCACTGTGTATTCGTCCTTCGAGGGTCCTACCGTCGCCAGGACCGGGATCGTTCCTATGCCTAATGGCAGCGAAAAATCGGTTGGCGGTCACGCAGTGATGGCCGTGGGCTATGACGATGCTTCGCGTCATTTCCTGGTTCGTAACTCCTGGGGTCCGAAGTGGGGACTGAAGGGTTACTTCAAAATGCCCTATTCGTATGTGACAGAAGCGTCTCTTGCTTCTGATTTCTGGACGATTCGAAGCGTGTCGCAGACAGGTAATCCAGCGAAATAA
- the rpoZ gene encoding DNA-directed RNA polymerase subunit omega, with protein sequence MNESSQALNGIDDALLNKYSLVKGAARRARQLQSGAAPLVHTNSMKACRVAQDEIRSGSVRYFVKPSPKAILPSAL encoded by the coding sequence ATGAACGAATCTTCGCAAGCCCTGAACGGTATCGACGATGCTCTGCTTAATAAGTACAGCCTGGTAAAGGGAGCCGCACGCCGCGCGCGTCAGCTTCAGTCCGGTGCTGCTCCGCTTGTTCACACCAACAGCATGAAAGCCTGCCGCGTGGCGCAGGACGAAATCCGCAGTGGATCTGTGCGGTATTTCGTAAAGCCTTCTCCGAAGGCCATTCTTCCGTCCGCACTGTAA
- the gmk gene encoding guanylate kinase has protein sequence MAGILFIISAPSGSGKSTLVGELRNYVEGLEFSVSYTTRAPRGSEEDGREYHFTTRENFERMISEDAFLEWADVFGNYYGTARAALAQAAKNEHDLLLDIDVQGALQVMERVPEAVSIFILPPSPAILETRLRNRSAAERMTDEAVIERRLRQAHGELEHVSKYRFAIVNNVLDTAAAELRAIVLQARGVASQADVALADGCRTQISPEGVRQVLEQFAAAPLTPATK, from the coding sequence ATGGCAGGTATTCTCTTCATCATCTCTGCGCCCAGTGGCTCCGGTAAGAGCACGCTCGTGGGCGAACTGCGAAACTACGTGGAGGGACTGGAGTTTTCCGTCTCATACACCACCCGCGCACCCCGCGGCAGTGAAGAAGATGGACGCGAATACCACTTCACCACGCGTGAGAATTTCGAACGCATGATCAGTGAAGATGCCTTTCTCGAATGGGCAGACGTTTTCGGCAATTACTACGGAACTGCGCGCGCCGCATTGGCGCAGGCCGCAAAAAACGAGCACGATCTTCTGCTCGACATCGACGTGCAGGGTGCGCTGCAGGTGATGGAACGTGTCCCTGAAGCGGTCTCCATCTTCATCCTGCCTCCCAGCCCGGCCATTCTGGAAACGCGTTTGCGAAATCGCAGCGCCGCAGAGCGTATGACGGACGAAGCTGTGATTGAACGCCGTCTTCGTCAGGCGCATGGCGAACTGGAGCATGTGTCGAAATATCGCTTCGCCATTGTGAACAATGTGCTCGACACCGCGGCAGCAGAACTTCGCGCTATCGTGTTGCAAGCACGTGGTGTTGCGTCGCAGGCAGATGTTGCATTGGCAGACGGATGCCGCACTCAGATATCACCGGAAGGTGTACGTCAGGTGCTGGAACAGTTTGCTGCTGCACCACTGACACCCGCAACAAAGTAA
- a CDS encoding uracil-DNA glycosylase — MDGSAESLRGYLEYLRDLGIYDVYRTSDPSDDPALAAWWKSVATPVTASAPATPQRPANSGSPSPQRPAAPVQRPAPTPTPQRPPMPSSNRAPDIVITPPTAAAAPHAYDFDQAPAPTGQLAPPAMPLVSFNNLAPLPTERVAPANKLAALQSVRDTIGDCTRCPLAYAGRHNIVFADGDPNAELMFVGEGPGADEDASGTPFVGKAGQLLNNMINAMGLKREHVYIANVVKCRPPQNRTPEPKEANTCSPFLLQQVDIVQPKVIVALGATAATYLLGVKQSLANLRGQWHDVRGAKCAVTYHPAFLLRDPRQKGEAWKDLQRVMVELGLKPPARS, encoded by the coding sequence ATGGACGGAAGCGCTGAATCACTGCGCGGGTACCTGGAGTACCTTCGCGACTTAGGAATTTACGACGTGTATCGCACCAGCGATCCGTCAGATGATCCTGCGCTCGCCGCATGGTGGAAGTCAGTTGCCACGCCGGTAACAGCATCTGCACCGGCAACTCCGCAACGTCCTGCAAACTCAGGCAGTCCATCTCCACAACGACCCGCCGCGCCTGTGCAGCGTCCTGCCCCAACTCCCACGCCGCAGCGTCCCCCGATGCCGTCGAGCAATCGCGCACCGGACATTGTCATCACACCGCCCACAGCCGCGGCTGCACCGCACGCATACGACTTCGATCAGGCGCCCGCGCCCACAGGACAGCTCGCTCCCCCTGCCATGCCTCTTGTCAGCTTCAACAATCTCGCACCTCTGCCCACAGAGCGCGTTGCGCCTGCGAACAAACTCGCTGCACTGCAAAGCGTCCGCGACACCATCGGTGACTGCACACGCTGCCCGCTGGCCTATGCCGGCCGTCACAACATCGTCTTCGCCGACGGGGACCCCAACGCCGAACTCATGTTCGTAGGGGAGGGCCCAGGAGCTGACGAGGATGCCAGCGGCACTCCCTTCGTAGGCAAGGCAGGGCAGTTGCTCAACAACATGATCAACGCGATGGGCCTCAAACGCGAACATGTCTACATCGCCAACGTAGTGAAGTGCCGCCCGCCGCAGAACCGCACCCCGGAGCCGAAGGAAGCGAACACCTGCTCGCCATTCCTCTTGCAGCAGGTGGACATCGTGCAGCCGAAGGTCATCGTCGCACTCGGTGCAACGGCAGCCACATACCTGCTCGGGGTGAAGCAATCGTTGGCAAACCTGCGCGGCCAATGGCACGACGTACGAGGAGCCAAATGCGCCGTCACCTACCATCCCGCCTTCCTTCTGCGCGATCCACGCCAGAAAGGCGAAGCCTGGAAGGATCTCCAACGCGTCATGGTAGAGCTTGGATTGAAACCCCCTGCAAGAAGCTGA
- a CDS encoding ABC transporter ATP-binding protein, with protein sequence MKRILRLLWYLRPYLPYTLLSVVLMAIVGAMAALRLLLVKPILDNVLSADLQSTKILVFAVPHTHWLINLQYFVPNRFHNAWTIVAYALFVSAVLKSICDYAGTYLVNYAGFGMITDLRNDLYGAVLKRSSAFFQRYTTGALLSTLINDIERVQIAMSTVLSDFLQQFFTLLFTACVVVIAGGRLAWILLGFVVVIFYSAKKIGRGVRRSTRGGQDRLSDIQNLLHETLTGNRIVKAFGMEMWEMARFRRAARKLLRANMRAMGISSISSPLMDALGSIAIALLLFIGRNRIVHHQMTAGSFITFLIAVIALYDPVRKFAMYYNSFQQALGASEKIFHFLDERDDLPEKRDAIHLRSFEEGIRFDDVRFGYRDEDDEENFHEVLRGISLYVQRGEVIALVGPSGGGKSTLVNLIPRFFDPTGGSITLDGNDLRDVQLSSLRKLVGTVTQETVLFNDTVRNNIAYGQPDVPMERVIAAATAALAHDFIERMPDGYNTVIGEKGFRLSGGERQRLAIARAILKDAPILILDEATSALDAESESLVQEALSNLMVHRTVLVIAHRLSTVRRADRILVVERGQIVETGSHAELLAHGGMYHKLYMMQFAGDDAPPDAPLQPQGV encoded by the coding sequence ATGAAACGCATCCTGCGCCTGCTGTGGTATCTGCGCCCTTATCTGCCTTACACCCTGCTGTCCGTGGTCCTCATGGCCATCGTCGGCGCCATGGCTGCTCTGCGTCTCCTGCTGGTCAAGCCCATTCTTGACAACGTGCTCAGCGCAGACCTTCAGAGCACCAAGATTCTGGTCTTCGCCGTTCCACACACCCACTGGCTCATCAACCTCCAGTACTTCGTGCCGAATCGCTTCCACAATGCCTGGACAATCGTGGCCTACGCGCTGTTTGTCTCGGCGGTATTGAAGTCCATCTGCGACTACGCCGGAACATACCTGGTCAATTACGCCGGCTTCGGCATGATCACGGACCTCCGCAACGACCTGTACGGTGCGGTGCTCAAGCGTTCCAGCGCCTTCTTCCAGCGCTACACCACGGGCGCTCTGCTCTCCACGCTGATCAACGACATTGAGCGTGTGCAGATCGCCATGTCCACCGTGCTCAGTGATTTCCTGCAGCAATTCTTCACGCTCCTTTTCACTGCGTGCGTCGTGGTCATCGCGGGCGGCAGACTCGCTTGGATCCTGCTTGGCTTTGTCGTCGTCATCTTCTATTCCGCAAAGAAGATTGGCCGTGGTGTTCGCCGCAGCACCCGCGGCGGCCAGGATCGCCTCTCAGACATTCAGAATCTCCTGCACGAAACGCTCACGGGCAATCGCATTGTGAAGGCGTTCGGTATGGAGATGTGGGAGATGGCTCGTTTTCGCCGCGCCGCGCGCAAACTGCTCCGCGCCAACATGCGCGCTATGGGTATCAGTTCCATCTCATCGCCGCTGATGGATGCGCTTGGCTCCATCGCCATTGCGCTGCTGTTGTTCATCGGCCGCAATCGCATCGTGCATCACCAGATGACGGCTGGCTCGTTCATCACGTTCCTCATTGCGGTCATCGCGCTCTACGATCCGGTCCGCAAATTCGCCATGTACTACAACAGCTTCCAGCAGGCACTGGGAGCCAGCGAAAAGATCTTCCACTTTCTCGACGAGCGTGACGACCTTCCCGAAAAGCGTGACGCCATTCATCTCAGGAGCTTCGAAGAGGGAATCCGCTTCGACGATGTTCGCTTCGGATATCGCGATGAAGACGACGAAGAGAACTTCCACGAAGTCCTGCGCGGCATCAGCCTATACGTGCAGCGCGGCGAAGTGATTGCTCTCGTTGGTCCCAGCGGCGGTGGCAAATCCACGCTGGTCAATCTCATCCCGCGTTTCTTCGATCCCACGGGCGGCAGCATCACGCTCGACGGCAACGACTTGCGCGACGTGCAACTCAGCAGCCTGCGCAAACTCGTCGGCACCGTAACGCAGGAGACGGTGTTGTTCAACGACACCGTGCGCAACAACATCGCCTACGGCCAGCCCGACGTTCCCATGGAGCGTGTCATCGCTGCGGCCACGGCTGCGCTGGCGCATGACTTCATCGAACGCATGCCCGACGGATACAACACCGTCATTGGTGAAAAAGGTTTCCGTCTCTCCGGCGGCGAACGCCAGCGTCTTGCCATTGCCCGCGCCATTCTGAAAGACGCGCCCATCCTCATTCTTGACGAAGCCACCTCTGCGCTCGATGCGGAGAGTGAATCGCTGGTGCAGGAGGCGCTCTCCAACCTCATGGTGCACCGCACGGTGTTGGTCATTGCGCATCGGCTATCCACGGTGCGCCGCGCAGATCGCATCCTTGTCGTGGAACGTGGACAGATCGTGGAAACCGGCTCGCACGCTGAATTGCTCGCGCACGGCGGCATGTATCACAAGCTCTACATGATGCAGTTTGCAGGAGACGATGCACCACCGGACGCTCCGCTACAACCGCAGGGCGTATAA